The Labilithrix sp. nucleotide sequence TCGGCCTCCCGAGCTCCGTGAGCCGCATGCCCGCCGAGCCGCCGGTCGCCCCGCCCCCGCCGAGCGAGCGCCGCCTCCCGATCCCTGTCGCCGCACCCGCACGGCCCCCTGCCCCGAGCGTTCCCGACCTCGAAGGCGGACCGCGAAGCCGCCGCCCTCCGCCGCCGCTCCCGAGCCAGGTCAAGAAGGGCTGAGGCGCGCGAGCCGCGTCAGTGCGTGGGCGGGAACGACGAGCCGGCCCCGCGCTCGATCGTCGCGGACGGCCGCGAGAGCTCGCCGTCGTCGTCGCAAAAGAGGATGGCGCAGTGCTTGTTTTCGCCCTGCTTGATCCGGTTGCACAGCTCGACGAGGTCGTCGTCGGCGTCGATGATCGTGCCCTCGACCGGCTCGGCGGTCTTCGCGTCGTACCGGCAGTTGTCGAGCGCTACCCAGCGCCCTCGGTATGCGCCGCTCTGCCGGATTTCCGGCCAACTCATGCGACTACCCATCGGTCTCGATCGAGTACTTGCGGGCCCGGGCCCGGTCAAGCGACGGGGTGTCGTTTCCCCACCACATCTGTACGGATGAGCAGTCAAATGCGGCTCACAGCCGCGCGCGGCGGGTCCCCGACATCCAGCCGCCGAGCCGCAGCGCCATCTCGAGCGCCTGCCGGTAGTTGAGGCGCGGATCGCAGACGGAGAGGTAGCGCCTGTCGAGATCCGCTTCGTCGAGCCCTCCGCCGATGCACTCCGTGACGTCCTCGCCCGTCAGCTCGAAGTGGACCCCGCCGAGCTCGGTGCCGAGGCGAAGGTGCGTCGCGAACGTGCGCTCGATCTCGAGGAGGATGTCGTCGAAGCTCCGGGTCTTGAGCCCGCTCTTCGTCGTGATGCCGTTGCCGTGCATCGGGTCGCAGACCCACAGGACGCGGCGGTTCGCGCGGCGGACCGCGTCGATGAGCGGCGGGAGCGCCTTCTCGACGTTCGCGGCGCCCATCCGCGTGATGGCGACGAGCTTCCCCGGCTCGTTGGTCGGCGAGAGCGCGGTGAAGAGGTTCACCGCGTCCTCTGGGTCGACCTTCGGCCCGAGCTTCACGCCGACCACGTTCTCGATCCCGCTGAAGAACTCGACGTGGGCGCCGTCGAGCGCGCGCGTCCGCTCGCCGATCCACGGCATGTGGGTCGTGAGCAGGTAGTGCCCGTCGCGGCGGGGGACGCGCCGCGTCTGCGCCGACTCGTAGTGCAGGTTCAGGCCTTCGTGGCTCGTGAAGAACTCGACGCCCGACAGCTCGTCGACCTTCTTCTCGCCGATCGCCTCCATGAAGCGGAGCGCCTCCGAGAGCCGCTCCGTCATCATCTTGTATTCTGCACGTATATCGTCGGGCAGGTCCGCCCGCGCCATGAAGCCGAGGTCCCAGTACTCGGGGTGATGCATGTCGGCGAAGCCGCCGACCGCGAGCGAGCGGACGAAGTTCAGCGTCATCGCGGCGTGGCCGTACGCGTCGAGCATCGCGCGCGGATCGAAGCGGCGCGCCTCCGGCGTGAACTCCGGGTGGTTCACGATGTCGCCGAAGAAGCTCGGCAGCGTGACGCCGTCCTTCGTCTCGGTCGGGCTCGAGCGCGGCTTCGCGTATTGCCCCGCGAGCCGCCCCACGCGGATGACGGGCTTCTTCGACGCGTGGATCAGCACGAGCGACATCTGGAGGAGGATCTTCAGCTTGTTCGCGATGATCCCCGGCTGGCAGTCGGCGAACGTCTCCGCGCAGTCGCCGCCCTGCAGGAGGAAGCGCTTGCCGGCCTGCGCCTCGGCGACGAGGTCCTTCAGCCGCTCGACCTCCCACGACGTGACGAGCGGCGGGAGCGCCTTCAGCTTCTCGACCGTCTGCGTGAGGAGCGCCGGATCGTCATAGCTGACGTCCTGCGCGTGTTTCTTCTCTTTCCAGGATAGGGCGGTCCAAGCCACGACCCGCAGCCTAGCCGTTTACTTGGCCCGCGGAGAACCGGCGTGCTCTCGGTCGAGCATGCGCTTCGCCGCCGCCACCCTGCTCCTCCTCTCCGGGTGCGCCATCGTGGCGCCAATGTCCCCCGCCGCGCGCGCGCAGGAGGCGGCGACCGAGCTCAACATCAACTCACGCTTCGGGCGGATGGAGCTCGCGACCGAGCGCGTCGCGCCCTCGCATCGCGACGCGTGGCTCGTCCGGCACCGCGCGTGGGGCGGCGCCATCCGCGTCGCCGACTACGAGATGGCCGGCTTCAAGATGAAGGGCGACAACGACGCCGAGAGCCTCGTCCGCGTGGCGTGGTACCGGGTCGATCAGGGCGACCTCCACAACACGCTCCTCCGGCAGTCGTGGCACCAGACCAAGGGCGCCTGGCAGCTCGTCGACGAGACGCACTCGGACGGAGACGTCGGCCTCCTCGGCGAGCCGGTCCCCGCGCCGCTGCCGCTGCCGAGCGAGGCGCCGCCCGGACAAAAGAAAGCGGCGCAGTTCCCGACGATCCGGCTCGGATCGACGGAGAACGCGCCAGCTTCGGCAGACTGAGACGGGCGAAGCCCGAGCTAGACCTTCGGCTCGGACTGCGACTTCGGGGGGGCCGACTTCTTCGCCGCCGCCTTCTTCGGGGCCTTCGCCGGCGCGGTAGCAGGAGTACGCTTCGCCTTGAGGCGCGTCTTCTTCTTCACCTGCGCCTTGCGGCGCTTCATCTTCTGCGAGTTGCGGCGGTCGAACTTACCCATGGGGGGCGCATCCAACACGATGCGCGGGGCCCCCGTCAACCTGGAATGACCTGAACGTGCTGCTCGATCGCGACGTCGGCGCCGCGATCGCGGCCCGCGGAGAGAGGCTCGAAGACCTCCGGCTCGGAGGGGCGGTCACGAGCGCCGGGCTCGAGGCCTTGCTCGAAGGCTCGTTCGTCCCACGCCTCCGCTCCTTGTCCCTCGTCCAGCGCGAGGACGAGCGCGTCCCGCTCTTCCCCCTCTTCGCCGCACCGTTCGCGGCGCTCCGCGCGCTCGCGCTCGAGCATCTCCATATCTCGCGCGAGGAGGCGGGCGCGCTCGCGTCGGCGGCGGCCTTCGCCGGCGTCCACGAGCTCCGGTTGCTCCGCTGTTCGTTCGGCGGCGATGCGCTCGCTGTCCTCCGGGCGCGGTGGCCGTTCCTCGAGCCGAGCGTCTGGTGAGCGGCCTCGTCCCCGCGCCCGAAGACGAGCCGCTCGTCCGCGCCGTGCTCGCGGCGCCGGAGGACGACGCGCCGAGGCTCGTCTACGCCGATCGCCTCATCGAGCGGGGCGAGGCCGCGCTCGGCGAGCTCATCGTGCTGCAATGCGGGCGCCGCCGCGAGCACCGGCTCCGGGTGCAGGAGCTCCTGCGCGAGCACCTCGCGCACTGGACGGCGGAGCTCTCCGACTGGGAGACGTGGAGGGTCACGCTCGATCGCGGCTTCGTCGACACGCTGCGCGAGGCGCCGCTCGAGTCGCTCTCACCGAACGCGGCGCGGCTCGCGCACCACCCGCTCCGCGTCCTCTCGACGCGCGCGCCCGACGACGGCGTTCGCCTCGGCGAGCTGACGGACCTCCTCCGCGCGCCGTTCGCGGCGCGGCTCGAGCGCCTCGAGGTCTCCGGCGAGCACGTCCTCCTCGAGCTCGATCCCGCGGCCGCACGTCCGCTCCTCGCGTCGCTCACGAAAGGCTCGAACGAGGATCGGCTCACGCTCGAGGGCCCGCACCTCCGCGCTGCGCTGCGCGGCGTCCGGCTCGACTGGCCGAACGCCGCGCGCAACGCGGCGGTCGTGACCGCGCCTCCCGACGGGCTCGAGTGGCTCGAGATCAACATGACGGACATCGCGCCGATCCGCTGGTCGCTCTCGCGGCTCCGCGAGCTCGAGCTGTTCTTCGTCCCGCGCACGACCGCGATCGACTTCTTCGCGACGGCGCACCTCCCTGCCCTCCGCTCGCTACGGTTGACGCCGGGACGCGAGGAGACCGGCGTCGCCGCCGCCCTCGCGGAGAGCCACCTCCTCCCGCAGCTCACCGAGCTTCGAAGCACGCTCCCGCTCGACGACGTCCTCGCGCGCGCGATCATCGAGCGCGCGGACCGGCTCGAGGCGCTCGCCGTCACGGGCGCGCCGCGCTTCAGCGCGATCGACGCCTTGCTCGCGAGCGCGGTCGCGCCGCGCCTCCGCGCGCTGACGCTCACCTCGTCGAGCGGCCTCGGCTCCGCGATGCCGTTCGCGCGCGCGCCGTTCGCGCGCCTCCGTCACCTCGCGCTGAGCGGGTTCAAGGTCGGCGCCGCGGAGGCGCGCGCGCTCGTCGACAGCGCGGCGCTCGCGTCCGTCGACACGCTGAAGGTCAGGCCCGCGACGAAGACCGCCGCGCGCATCCTCGCGGAGCGCTGGC carries:
- a CDS encoding TIGR02996 domain-containing protein — protein: MSGLVPAPEDEPLVRAVLAAPEDDAPRLVYADRLIERGEAALGELIVLQCGRRREHRLRVQELLREHLAHWTAELSDWETWRVTLDRGFVDTLREAPLESLSPNAARLAHHPLRVLSTRAPDDGVRLGELTDLLRAPFAARLERLEVSGEHVLLELDPAAARPLLASLTKGSNEDRLTLEGPHLRAALRGVRLDWPNAARNAAVVTAPPDGLEWLEINMTDIAPIRWSLSRLRELELFFVPRTTAIDFFATAHLPALRSLRLTPGREETGVAAALAESHLLPQLTELRSTLPLDDVLARAIIERADRLEALAVTGAPRFSAIDALLASAVAPRLRALTLTSSSGLGSAMPFARAPFARLRHLALSGFKVGAAEARALVDSAALASVDTLKVRPATKTAARILAERWPEHAPRET
- a CDS encoding 3-deoxy-7-phosphoheptulonate synthase; amino-acid sequence: MRVVAWTALSWKEKKHAQDVSYDDPALLTQTVEKLKALPPLVTSWEVERLKDLVAEAQAGKRFLLQGGDCAETFADCQPGIIANKLKILLQMSLVLIHASKKPVIRVGRLAGQYAKPRSSPTETKDGVTLPSFFGDIVNHPEFTPEARRFDPRAMLDAYGHAAMTLNFVRSLAVGGFADMHHPEYWDLGFMARADLPDDIRAEYKMMTERLSEALRFMEAIGEKKVDELSGVEFFTSHEGLNLHYESAQTRRVPRRDGHYLLTTHMPWIGERTRALDGAHVEFFSGIENVVGVKLGPKVDPEDAVNLFTALSPTNEPGKLVAITRMGAANVEKALPPLIDAVRRANRRVLWVCDPMHGNGITTKSGLKTRSFDDILLEIERTFATHLRLGTELGGVHFELTGEDVTECIGGGLDEADLDRRYLSVCDPRLNYRQALEMALRLGGWMSGTRRARL